One genomic region from Candidatus Nitrosopumilus koreensis AR1 encodes:
- the pyrB gene encoding aspartate carbamoyltransferase encodes MNEFYQRDIISIKDFGKDQLEKIFTATDKIMQLNPSDRREICKGNTLAYLFYEPSTRTRLSFDSAMASVGGNSLGISDINSSSTQKGESLADTVRIMSIYSDILVLRHTLDGSSRFAAEVSDKPVINAGSGTEEHPTQAIQDLFTIKKEKKKIDGLKIGIIGDLKYGRTVYSLLHGLGNYDVDIKLISPESLRIRSDSTYEIKKKLDFTESTKIEDHIDELDVLYVTRIQKERFPDEEEYLKVKGSYVVGLDLLKQMKEDSIILHPLPRIDEISTDIDQTKNAKYFEQAEYGKYTRAALLGLTLNENGF; translated from the coding sequence ATGAACGAGTTCTATCAAAGAGACATAATCTCAATTAAAGACTTTGGCAAAGATCAACTAGAAAAAATCTTTACCGCTACTGATAAAATCATGCAACTAAACCCCTCTGACAGACGAGAAATCTGTAAGGGCAACACATTAGCATATCTGTTCTATGAACCAAGTACCAGAACCCGTCTTAGCTTTGATTCTGCAATGGCATCTGTTGGTGGCAATTCTCTAGGAATTTCTGATATTAATTCGTCATCAACTCAGAAAGGTGAAAGTCTAGCTGATACTGTTAGAATAATGTCTATCTATTCTGACATACTTGTTTTGCGACATACTCTTGATGGTTCTAGTAGATTTGCAGCTGAAGTTTCAGACAAACCTGTCATCAATGCCGGCAGCGGAACTGAAGAACACCCAACTCAAGCAATTCAAGATCTGTTTACCATCAAAAAAGAAAAGAAAAAGATTGATGGACTAAAAATTGGAATCATAGGTGACCTAAAGTATGGAAGAACTGTTTATTCACTTTTGCATGGATTGGGAAACTATGATGTTGACATAAAATTAATTTCCCCAGAATCACTTAGAATCAGGTCTGACTCTACTTATGAAATTAAAAAGAAATTGGATTTTACTGAATCAACTAAAATTGAAGACCACATTGATGAACTTGATGTTTTGTATGTGACAAGAATTCAAAAAGAAAGATTCCCTGATGAAGAAGAATATCTCAAAGTAAAGGGAAGTTATGTTGTAGGGCTAGATTTACTCAAACAAATGAAAGAAGACAGTATAATTTTACACCCTCTTCCAAGAATTGATGAGATTTCAACAGACATCGATCAAACAAAAAATGCAAAGTATTTTGAGCAGGCAGAATATGGAAAATATACTCGTGCTGCATTACTGGGTTTGACATTAAATGAAAATGGCTTTTAA
- a CDS encoding metal ABC transporter substrate-binding protein, producing MNIQTKLAIIVISVVIPLSSLAVYGTNPNTESTSPENSKLQVISSFNPLHEFAQNVGQDKVDVTLLVPVGVEPHDWEPTIKDVQKMQASDLIIINGIGFENWVDKLDDNNYQGTIIDTSDGILAKKSQEDEYDHESGDPHIWLNPVYAKIQVQNIADAFSKHDPQNVQFYQSNAESYIEELNLLDSQIRNDLSNCNSDFIAFHDAFSYFADEYGLHQHTIISSTDSHGEATAKKLESVITTAKELNIKIIFSKETVDARTSQTIAHEIDGKVLVLSSLEIASDGTYIEKMNQNLENLKEALC from the coding sequence GTGAATATACAAACCAAACTTGCAATAATTGTAATATCTGTAGTAATTCCATTAAGCTCACTTGCAGTTTATGGAACAAATCCAAACACCGAATCTACTTCTCCAGAAAATTCAAAACTGCAAGTCATATCATCATTTAATCCGTTGCATGAATTTGCACAAAATGTAGGACAAGACAAAGTTGATGTCACATTACTTGTTCCAGTTGGAGTTGAACCTCATGATTGGGAACCAACAATTAAAGATGTGCAAAAAATGCAAGCATCTGATCTTATAATTATTAATGGAATTGGTTTTGAAAATTGGGTCGATAAACTTGATGATAATAACTATCAGGGAACTATAATTGATACAAGCGATGGAATTTTAGCAAAAAAATCTCAAGAAGATGAATATGATCATGAATCAGGAGATCCGCATATATGGTTAAATCCTGTATATGCAAAAATTCAAGTTCAAAACATTGCAGATGCATTTTCAAAACATGATCCTCAAAACGTGCAATTTTATCAATCCAATGCTGAATCATACATTGAAGAACTCAACTTATTGGACTCACAAATTCGAAATGATTTGTCAAATTGTAATTCTGATTTTATTGCATTTCATGATGCCTTTTCATATTTTGCTGATGAGTATGGCTTACATCAACACACAATCATCTCTTCGACTGATTCACATGGAGAAGCCACTGCAAAAAAGCTAGAGAGTGTAATTACAACTGCAAAAGAACTTAATATCAAAATAATTTTTAGCAAAGAAACAGTTGATGCTAGAACTTCTCAAACCATTGCGCATGAAATTGACGGCAAAGTTTTGGTTTTATCCTCATTAGAGATTGCATCTGATGGAACCTACATTGAAAAAATGAACCAAAATCTTGAGAACCTAAAGGAGGCACTATGTTGA
- a CDS encoding ATP synthase subunit C has translation MLLLAASAISILGSTGVAFAAEDGASSGDSMKLLGAGLAFGIAAGGAGIGLGQVGAAGLAVISENPALQSKVFIFVGMVESIAIYGIVMMFIILGQ, from the coding sequence ATGTTACTTTTGGCAGCATCAGCAATTTCAATTCTAGGATCTACTGGAGTTGCATTTGCAGCAGAAGATGGTGCATCTAGTGGCGACTCGATGAAACTCCTTGGTGCTGGTTTGGCCTTTGGTATTGCAGCAGGTGGAGCAGGCATTGGTCTTGGTCAAGTAGGTGCAGCAGGTCTTGCAGTCATTAGTGAGAACCCAGCTTTACAATCTAAGGTATTCATCTTCGTAGGTATGGTCGAATCAATCGCAATCTACGGTATAGTTATGATGTTTATCATCTTAGGACAGTAA
- a CDS encoding PEFG-CTERM sorting domain-containing protein, protein MSFTKFSILALSACLLFPVSSVYGHGLGIDTISSVNVAGKDISISVEMPLTFEGGQEQITITATDNETDEPAKNVTFLIGLFHSNEMIFRNYFFAENGVLSIKVNPSNEGEITIHGEQDSLLGAWHGTVSDPIEITGPLFSSGGLYNFEIEVRTIDEPTNIIEDSGIYNADLSVVSTSSFMEKDLEGNDVQFRMKSYFDKIDNFQYDPSAKQVRFEMPFDWKESKMSHISVIHVEVHFPKDFVELLSPSYSGYVNGIELFKSSVSIDDYTEDHERIVHFVLLQDHIRYIKNEMKKSDEQLPDNIVFTLLTSDKTAFPLEAYTKSEDFKVNLSWDPADLEPGVETNFIFTIRDGRTNDPLRNSDYTFVIIQNGEEIHRVSGVAQVGGEFEKYTFAEDQTGPTIIKFENIRNTGQETEFGMVVAPEFGTIALFVLIISIASVIFITRKNSFRLQQV, encoded by the coding sequence ATGTCATTTACAAAATTTTCAATATTGGCATTATCTGCATGCTTGCTATTTCCTGTTAGCAGTGTTTACGGACATGGGTTGGGAATTGATACCATATCTTCAGTAAATGTTGCTGGAAAAGACATTTCAATTTCAGTAGAGATGCCATTGACATTTGAAGGTGGTCAAGAACAAATCACAATAACTGCAACTGATAATGAAACAGACGAACCTGCAAAAAACGTGACATTTCTCATTGGATTGTTTCATAGCAATGAAATGATTTTTAGAAATTACTTTTTTGCAGAAAATGGAGTTTTGTCAATCAAGGTGAATCCATCAAATGAAGGTGAGATAACAATACATGGTGAGCAAGACTCTCTGCTTGGGGCTTGGCATGGAACTGTGTCAGATCCAATTGAGATAACTGGACCATTATTTTCTTCAGGTGGTCTGTATAATTTTGAGATTGAAGTTAGAACAATTGATGAGCCTACCAACATTATAGAGGATTCTGGCATCTACAATGCAGATTTGAGTGTAGTTAGCACATCGTCTTTTATGGAAAAAGATCTTGAGGGCAATGACGTTCAATTTAGAATGAAATCATATTTTGATAAAATTGACAATTTCCAGTATGATCCTAGTGCAAAACAAGTAAGATTTGAGATGCCATTTGACTGGAAAGAAAGTAAGATGTCTCACATTTCAGTAATTCATGTAGAAGTTCATTTCCCAAAAGATTTTGTTGAACTTTTGTCCCCTAGCTATTCTGGGTATGTAAATGGAATTGAATTATTCAAATCTTCAGTATCAATTGATGATTATACAGAAGATCATGAAAGAATAGTGCATTTTGTTTTGCTGCAGGATCACATCCGATATATAAAAAATGAAATGAAAAAATCAGATGAACAATTGCCTGATAATATTGTATTTACTTTATTGACTAGCGATAAAACTGCTTTTCCATTAGAGGCATACACAAAAAGTGAGGACTTTAAAGTAAATCTGTCATGGGATCCTGCGGATCTTGAACCTGGTGTTGAAACAAATTTTATTTTTACTATCCGAGACGGAAGAACAAATGATCCATTGAGAAATTCTGATTATACATTTGTAATCATTCAAAATGGAGAGGAGATACATCGCGTGTCTGGTGTAGCCCAAGTTGGTGGAGAATTTGAAAAATATACATTTGCAGAAGATCAAACAGGCCCTACAATAATTAAATTTGAAAATATACGAAATACTGGACAAGAAACTGAATTTGGTATGGTAGTTGCACCTGAATTTGGCACAATTGCATTATTTGTATTGATAATTTCTATTGCATCTGTAATTTTTATTACCAGAAAAAATTCATTTAGATTGCAACAAGTCTAA
- the pyrI gene encoding aspartate carbamoyltransferase regulatory subunit gives MEQSELLVRRIKEGTVIDHIDEGKGLQVLNALRIDGKDGSLITIALNVPSGKFKKKDIIKVENKFLKDDDTNKIAVIAPKATINMIKDYKLVEKRRVSLPNEIDKIFRCSNPDCITNSTEHIESIMDVIDKEGTVLKCRYCARVLDVNQLKYN, from the coding sequence ATGGAACAGTCCGAACTTTTGGTTCGACGAATCAAAGAAGGTACTGTAATTGACCATATTGATGAAGGCAAGGGTCTACAGGTACTCAATGCTTTGAGAATAGATGGGAAAGATGGCAGTTTGATTACCATAGCGTTGAACGTGCCAAGCGGCAAATTTAAGAAAAAAGACATCATCAAAGTAGAAAACAAGTTTCTAAAAGATGATGATACAAACAAAATCGCAGTTATTGCTCCAAAGGCAACAATCAACATGATCAAGGACTACAAGCTGGTAGAAAAGAGAAGGGTGTCACTGCCAAATGAGATTGATAAGATATTTCGATGCTCAAATCCAGACTGCATTACAAACAGCACTGAACACATTGAATCAATTATGGATGTAATTGACAAGGAAGGAACTGTACTCAAATGTAGATATTGTGCAAGAGTACTGGATGTAAACCAGCTAAAATATAATTAA
- a CDS encoding V-type ATP synthase subunit B, whose protein sequence is MTTEGGVQYSKIAEIKGPLVIVDDVENAAFDELVEIETKDGERRLGKVLEVGNGKAIVQVFEGTTGLSIAATNAKFVGKVMEMPVSREVLGRVFDGLGRPKDGLPDPIADSFIDINGEPMNPEQREYPKDFIQTGVSVIDGMITLVRGQKLPIFSGSGMSHNLLAAQIARQASVIGTQDDFAVVFAAIGVQYSEAEYFRRSLEESGALKRSVLFLNTADDPAIERIITPRVALTVAEYLAFELGMHVLVILTDMTNYAEALREISAAREEVPGRKGYPGYLYTDLSTIYERAGKLNGKKGSVTQVPILSMPSDDITHPIPDLTGYITEGQIVLGRDLFRQGVYPPVNILMSLSRLMKDGIGEGSTRADHGEISNQVYDAYSRAQEVRALAGIVGKAGLTEIDLKYMDVGDVFENEFLSQATDENRTIEETLGILWKIVSKLPKNEITKIKDKYVEQYYQEE, encoded by the coding sequence TTGACAACAGAAGGCGGAGTTCAATACAGTAAGATTGCAGAAATCAAAGGTCCTCTAGTTATTGTAGATGACGTTGAAAACGCAGCATTTGACGAATTAGTTGAAATTGAAACTAAAGATGGTGAAAGAAGATTAGGTAAAGTTCTCGAAGTTGGAAACGGTAAAGCAATTGTCCAAGTCTTTGAGGGAACAACTGGATTGTCTATTGCTGCAACAAATGCAAAATTTGTAGGCAAAGTTATGGAAATGCCAGTATCAAGAGAAGTACTTGGCAGAGTCTTTGATGGTTTAGGTAGACCAAAAGATGGCCTTCCAGATCCAATTGCTGATTCATTTATTGACATTAATGGTGAACCAATGAATCCAGAACAACGTGAATATCCAAAAGATTTCATTCAAACTGGGGTATCTGTAATTGATGGAATGATTACTCTGGTTAGAGGACAAAAACTTCCAATCTTTTCAGGTTCTGGTATGTCTCACAACCTGTTAGCAGCACAAATTGCAAGACAGGCAAGTGTAATTGGCACACAAGATGATTTTGCTGTAGTATTTGCAGCAATTGGTGTGCAATACAGTGAAGCAGAATATTTCAGAAGAAGTCTTGAAGAGTCTGGTGCTCTAAAAAGAAGTGTACTATTTCTAAACACAGCAGACGATCCTGCAATTGAGAGAATTATCACTCCTCGTGTTGCATTGACAGTCGCTGAATATTTGGCATTTGAATTAGGAATGCATGTTCTAGTAATTCTTACAGATATGACAAACTATGCTGAAGCACTAAGAGAGATTAGTGCAGCAAGAGAAGAAGTACCAGGAAGAAAAGGTTATCCTGGTTATCTTTACACAGACCTTTCAACAATTTATGAAAGAGCAGGAAAACTAAATGGAAAGAAAGGAAGTGTTACGCAAGTTCCAATCTTGTCAATGCCTTCTGATGATATTACTCACCCAATTCCTGACCTTACTGGTTACATTACAGAAGGACAAATTGTACTTGGTAGGGATTTGTTCAGACAAGGAGTATATCCTCCAGTTAACATCCTGATGAGTCTTTCAAGATTAATGAAAGACGGTATTGGTGAAGGAAGTACCAGAGCAGATCATGGTGAAATTTCAAATCAAGTTTATGATGCATATTCTAGAGCACAAGAAGTCCGAGCACTTGCAGGAATTGTAGGTAAAGCAGGACTTACTGAAATTGATTTGAAATACATGGATGTTGGTGATGTCTTTGAAAATGAATTCCTCTCACAAGCAACTGATGAGAATAGAACCATTGAAGAGACATTAGGTATCTTATGGAAGATTGTATCCAAATTACCAAAGAACGAAATTACAAAAATCAAAGATAAATACGTAGAACAATATTACCAGGAAGAGTAG
- a CDS encoding V-type ATP synthase subunit D — MSFGQNVAATKIELFKYKKSSQVAIMVQKILDDKRKVLLKNIEEMIEEASKARGGIWEPLQDIYNSVNEAYLALGTSTVDSVAESTPPVMEVDVNVRRVVDVKIPALSVTEKDTKSMPYGFADTNSSIDRGAKQIKELLPKICKAAEYENSIFSLAKALEKTQKLLNALENVIIPQYQQKVRFIIATLEEREREEFAKLKKVKAKMESR, encoded by the coding sequence ATGTCGTTTGGACAAAATGTTGCTGCCACAAAAATTGAACTTTTCAAATACAAAAAATCTAGCCAAGTGGCCATAATGGTCCAAAAAATTCTAGACGATAAACGTAAAGTCCTTCTAAAAAATATTGAAGAAATGATTGAAGAAGCCTCAAAAGCTCGAGGTGGAATTTGGGAGCCTTTACAAGACATCTACAATTCTGTAAACGAAGCATACTTGGCATTGGGAACTTCAACTGTAGATTCTGTTGCTGAATCCACTCCACCTGTAATGGAAGTAGATGTTAATGTCAGAAGAGTAGTTGATGTAAAAATTCCTGCATTATCTGTTACTGAAAAAGATACAAAATCAATGCCATATGGTTTTGCTGATACAAATTCCTCCATTGACCGAGGAGCAAAACAGATCAAAGAACTATTGCCAAAAATCTGCAAAGCTGCTGAATATGAAAATTCTATCTTTAGCCTAGCAAAAGCATTAGAAAAGACTCAGAAGTTACTTAATGCTCTTGAAAATGTCATTATTCCTCAATACCAACAAAAAGTAAGATTCATCATTGCTACTCTTGAGGAAAGAGAAAGAGAAGAATTCGCAAAGTTAAAAAAAGTCAAGGCTAAGATGGAGAGCAGGTAA
- a CDS encoding LON peptidase substrate-binding domain-containing protein, which yields MTETKTIPIFPLDLVLFPRQELPLRIFEPRYKQLVDDCMLGDGQFGVCLIDEGNSVNGWNSPQMIGTIAKITKCEDVEMDGLQLHIETLGRNSFKIKKIIPPSIPQPENYDPLSVEGHQQISEMHEKIGTEEKMYIRAEVEMIPEIDESISLEQWEKLVDLWKKKIIQQALPQVVEPHSLDHVLEQYYLTTDTPTIDYIYSLSALGAKDPHELQPILEATTMDELIQKVEELLTIK from the coding sequence ATGACAGAAACAAAAACTATTCCGATTTTTCCTCTAGATTTGGTCTTGTTTCCTAGACAAGAACTTCCTTTGAGAATATTTGAGCCTCGCTACAAACAACTAGTTGATGATTGCATGTTAGGCGATGGCCAGTTTGGCGTTTGTTTAATTGATGAAGGCAATTCAGTTAATGGCTGGAATTCGCCTCAAATGATAGGTACTATTGCCAAAATTACAAAGTGTGAAGATGTTGAAATGGATGGACTGCAACTTCACATTGAAACGTTAGGACGAAATTCATTTAAAATTAAAAAAATTATTCCCCCATCAATTCCACAACCTGAAAACTACGATCCACTCTCTGTTGAAGGTCATCAGCAAATTTCTGAGATGCATGAAAAGATTGGAACTGAAGAAAAAATGTACATTAGAGCAGAAGTTGAAATGATTCCAGAAATTGATGAGAGTATATCCCTTGAGCAATGGGAAAAACTTGTAGACTTGTGGAAAAAGAAAATTATTCAACAAGCATTACCACAAGTAGTTGAACCACATTCTCTAGACCATGTTTTAGAACAGTATTATCTTACAACTGATACGCCAACAATTGATTACATCTATTCGCTTTCTGCACTTGGTGCAAAGGACCCTCATGAATTGCAACCAATTTTGGAGGCTACCACAATGGATGAATTAATTCAAAAGGTTGAAGAATTGCTGACAATAAAATAA
- a CDS encoding V-type ATP synthase subunit A: MAAQGRIVWVSGPAVRADGMSEAKMYETVTVGDSKLVGEVIRLTGDVAFIQVYESTSGLKPGEPVVGTGNPLSVLLGPGIIGQLYDGIQRPLRELSKASGSFIGRGITTTPVDMTKKYHFVPSVSNGDEVAAGNVIGTVQETDLIEHSIMVPPDHKGGKISNLVSEGDYDLETVLATTESDGQTVELKMYHRWPVRKPRPYKNRYDPTVPLLTGQRVIDTFFPIAKGGTGSIPGAFGTGKTVTLHQIAKWADSQVVVYIGCGERGNEMTEVLVEFPHLKDPRSGKPLMDRTVLVANTSNMPVAAREASIYTGVTIAEYYRDMGKDVVLVADSTSRWAEALREMSGRLEEMPAEEGYPSYLASRLAEFYERAGRVRASGSPDRDGSVTLIGAVSPSGGDFTEPVTTHTMRFIKTFWALDAKLAYSRHYPSINWMNSYSGYLADIAKWWGENINEDWLSLRSEVYGVLQREDTLKEIVRLLGPEALPDEEKLILEVARMVKIGLLQQNSFDDVDTYCSPEKQYKLMKLLVDFYKKGQQAIKEGTPLADIRAMSSITSILKARMDVKDDEMPKLDQLDADMQAEFKSITGVKVSN, from the coding sequence ATGGCAGCTCAAGGTAGAATTGTTTGGGTAAGTGGTCCTGCAGTTAGGGCTGATGGTATGTCTGAAGCAAAGATGTATGAAACTGTAACTGTAGGAGATTCAAAATTAGTAGGTGAAGTAATTAGATTAACTGGAGATGTAGCATTTATCCAAGTTTACGAATCAACAAGTGGATTAAAACCAGGTGAACCTGTAGTTGGTACAGGAAACCCACTCAGCGTTTTGTTAGGTCCAGGAATTATTGGACAACTTTATGATGGAATTCAAAGACCACTAAGAGAATTATCAAAAGCTTCTGGTTCCTTTATTGGAAGAGGTATTACAACTACCCCTGTTGATATGACCAAAAAATATCACTTTGTACCATCAGTTAGTAATGGCGATGAAGTTGCAGCAGGAAATGTTATTGGGACTGTACAAGAGACTGATCTTATTGAACACTCTATCATGGTTCCACCAGACCACAAAGGTGGAAAGATTTCAAACTTAGTATCAGAAGGAGATTATGATTTAGAAACTGTATTGGCAACAACTGAGAGTGACGGTCAAACCGTTGAACTTAAAATGTATCATAGATGGCCAGTACGAAAACCACGTCCATACAAGAACAGATACGATCCAACAGTCCCATTACTTACTGGACAACGTGTCATTGATACATTCTTCCCAATTGCAAAAGGTGGAACAGGTTCAATTCCTGGAGCATTTGGAACCGGAAAGACTGTTACATTACACCAAATTGCAAAATGGGCAGATTCACAAGTTGTAGTTTACATCGGTTGTGGTGAAAGAGGAAACGAAATGACAGAAGTACTTGTCGAATTCCCACATCTCAAAGACCCACGTAGTGGAAAACCACTTATGGATAGAACTGTACTTGTTGCAAATACTAGTAACATGCCAGTAGCAGCAAGAGAAGCAAGTATCTACACTGGTGTAACAATTGCAGAATATTACAGAGATATGGGTAAAGACGTTGTACTTGTAGCAGATTCTACAAGTAGATGGGCTGAAGCACTCAGAGAAATGAGTGGTAGATTAGAAGAGATGCCAGCAGAAGAAGGTTACCCATCATATCTTGCATCAAGATTAGCAGAATTTTATGAAAGAGCAGGACGTGTTAGAGCATCTGGAAGTCCAGACCGTGATGGCTCTGTAACTTTGATTGGTGCTGTTTCACCATCTGGTGGTGACTTTACAGAGCCAGTTACAACTCATACCATGAGATTTATCAAAACTTTCTGGGCTTTGGATGCAAAGCTAGCATATTCCAGACACTATCCATCAATTAACTGGATGAACAGCTATTCTGGTTACCTTGCAGATATTGCAAAGTGGTGGGGTGAGAACATCAACGAAGATTGGTTGAGTCTCAGAAGTGAAGTTTATGGCGTATTGCAAAGAGAAGATACACTAAAAGAAATTGTCAGACTATTAGGACCTGAAGCACTTCCAGATGAGGAAAAATTAATTCTTGAAGTTGCAAGAATGGTAAAGATTGGTCTATTACAACAAAACTCATTTGATGATGTTGATACTTATTGTAGCCCAGAAAAACAATACAAACTAATGAAATTACTAGTTGACTTTTACAAAAAAGGTCAACAAGCAATCAAGGAAGGAACTCCTCTTGCTGATATCCGCGCAATGTCAAGCATTACTTCAATTCTCAAAGCAAGAATGGATGTCAAAGATGATGAGATGCCAAAACTTGATCAACTAGATGCAGACATGCAAGCAGAATTCAAATCAATTACGGGAGTGAAAGTTTCAAATTGA
- a CDS encoding metal ABC transporter ATP-binding protein has product MLKAVEINNLTVRYPDVKALDDVSFVVNQGDFLGIIGPNGAGKSTLFDCMLGLNTTYKGQIKFFGEDIRQSRNYLKEIGYVPQKPIFEKNFPATVGDVVRMGLRKESDENKINEILQQLWIHELQNRRIGELSGGQLQRVFIAKALVNNPKLLILDEPVTGIDQQSIELFYSILRELNSKQKITIIWSSHDLDAVNKLANHVACLNRTLFFHGESEKFFSDDDLVKQYSEASMQEHMHHH; this is encoded by the coding sequence ATGTTGAAGGCAGTTGAAATTAACAATCTCACTGTTCGATATCCTGATGTAAAAGCTCTTGATGATGTGAGTTTTGTGGTTAATCAGGGTGATTTTCTAGGCATAATTGGGCCTAATGGTGCTGGAAAGTCAACTCTCTTTGATTGCATGCTTGGACTCAATACAACATACAAAGGCCAAATCAAGTTTTTTGGAGAAGACATTAGACAATCAAGAAATTATCTTAAAGAAATTGGATATGTTCCACAAAAACCAATTTTTGAAAAAAATTTTCCTGCAACTGTAGGTGATGTTGTAAGGATGGGATTACGAAAAGAATCTGATGAAAACAAGATCAATGAAATTTTACAGCAATTATGGATACATGAACTACAAAATAGAAGAATAGGAGAACTATCTGGAGGACAACTACAACGAGTTTTTATTGCAAAAGCCTTGGTGAATAATCCTAAACTTTTGATTTTAGATGAACCAGTAACTGGAATTGATCAGCAAAGCATAGAACTGTTCTACAGTATTTTACGTGAACTAAACTCTAAACAAAAGATTACGATTATCTGGTCTTCTCATGACTTGGATGCTGTAAACAAATTAGCAAATCATGTTGCTTGTCTAAATAGAACTTTGTTCTTTCATGGAGAATCTGAAAAATTCTTTTCTGATGATGATCTTGTCAAACAATACTCTGAAGCATCGATGCAGGAGCATATGCATCATCATTAG
- a CDS encoding CopG family ribbon-helix-helix protein yields the protein MPIVSISLNDEILSELDKLQSSMGFSGRSEAIRAGIRAFVSEEKQKSDLSGNIHAILLVVHNDEFDHVVSGITHNFEDLITTHLHSKIDKEKCMELFVIDGDAEKVSTMTKDFQINKNMDTVRLVAI from the coding sequence ATGCCAATAGTATCAATCTCACTAAATGATGAGATTCTATCTGAGTTAGACAAATTGCAATCAAGCATGGGTTTCTCAGGAAGATCTGAGGCAATCAGGGCAGGAATCAGGGCATTTGTTTCAGAAGAAAAACAAAAGTCAGATTTATCAGGTAATATTCATGCAATTCTTTTGGTGGTACACAATGATGAGTTTGATCATGTTGTGTCAGGGATAACTCATAACTTTGAAGATCTAATAACTACACATCTTCACAGTAAAATTGACAAAGAAAAATGCATGGAACTTTTTGTAATTGATGGAGATGCAGAAAAGGTTTCTACAATGACAAAAGACTTTCAGATAAACAAAAACATGGATACTGTTAGACTTGTTGCAATCTAA
- a CDS encoding metal ABC transporter permease — protein MHRALISGIAIAILCSVVGLFLVLRRYSLFGDAIAHSSFGGIALGLLVGVYPLWTAYGVSIISALIITRVKDRFNISGDASIAVLLSSGIAVGLVIIGFSGGFTIDIFSFLFGSILLVSVDDTVLILALTGAILIVILVLFRQILYSTFNEEQAKVSGIPVEKINYLIVFMAGLTVVTSIQLVGVLLISALFVIPNVSAIMYGKGFKQTAIISMSFSIFSVVTGILVSYIFDITPAGTIVLIAIGLLAGTMGIKSSGLLSKT, from the coding sequence ATGCACAGAGCATTAATCTCTGGGATTGCCATTGCAATTCTTTGTTCAGTTGTTGGATTGTTTTTGGTTCTTAGACGGTATTCATTGTTTGGTGATGCAATAGCACATTCGTCTTTTGGTGGAATAGCTTTGGGTCTTTTAGTAGGAGTTTATCCATTATGGACTGCTTATGGTGTATCAATAATTAGTGCATTGATCATTACTAGAGTAAAAGACAGATTCAACATATCTGGAGATGCATCCATTGCAGTACTTTTGTCCTCCGGCATAGCAGTTGGGCTTGTAATTATTGGGTTTTCAGGAGGGTTTACAATTGATATCTTTAGTTTCCTCTTTGGTAGCATTCTACTAGTCAGTGTTGATGATACTGTTTTGATACTTGCACTTACTGGCGCAATTCTGATTGTGATATTGGTCTTGTTTAGACAGATTCTTTATTCTACATTTAATGAAGAGCAAGCCAAAGTCAGTGGAATCCCTGTAGAGAAGATAAATTATCTAATAGTGTTTATGGCAGGCCTTACAGTTGTCACCTCGATTCAGCTTGTTGGGGTACTGTTGATTTCTGCATTGTTTGTTATTCCGAATGTTTCAGCAATAATGTATGGTAAAGGTTTCAAACAAACTGCAATTATTTCTATGAGTTTTTCAATTTTTTCAGTTGTAACGGGAATTTTGGTTTCTTATATCTTTGATATTACTCCTGCAGGAACAATTGTCTTGATTGCAATTGGATTGCTAGCTGGTACTATGGGAATTAAATCATCTGGATTGCTTTCTAAGACCTGA